The genomic interval CGGGATGGCGCAGGTGAGACTGCCGCGCAATGCAACATACATTGCGCAAGGTGGCTGGGAGGCGATCGGTTATGCCACACCTTCCGCATACGGTGCCAACGTCGCTGCACCTGATCGGCGGGTGTTGTTATTTACAGGTGACGGCTCCTTACAATTGACAGCCCAAGAGATCAGCACCATGCTCTTTTATAAATGCAAGCCTATTATCTTCATCTTGAACAACGATGGTTACACAATCGAGAAATATTTAAATGTCAAAACAGAGAATCAACAATATAACAAAATTCCGCAATGGTCATACACTAAGCTTGCCGAAGTGTTTGGAGGCGATGCGTTTGCCGTGACAGTACGAACCTATGGAGAGCTTGATCAGGCTATAATCCAAGCGGAGAGGGAATGTACAGGAAGACTCTGTATCATTGAAATGATAGCCGCTGACCCTATGGACGCACCAGAGAATATGCGCAGGATGCGCAATTATTTGGAAATGCAAGAGAAACAACGCAGCCAGAACTAGAATAAGCAGCATCTAGTTTGCTTCTTCTTCCTTCATATACACTGTAAATAATCTCATTATAAGGCCCGATAGACTCGTGAACCAAGCTATCGGGCTTCAACTTTATTTATGGAATGATCAGAGTTAAACAATACGCTGTTACCCATTAATTGAACGTTGTAGGTCACGAATGTCCTTCCACGAAATGAGCTTGATGTTTTCCTTTAGGAAGAGCTGCTTTATATTCAAATCACAGAGTAAGCGGAATTCAATTTCCCTTTCCATACAACAGTTTGTTAATTGCTTCAGTTCTTCAGTAATGATAGACGGATGAACAGTTAACTGGGTGATACCAGGTTTTAGGTTTTTGATCATGGATACAAACTGCGCCTTCACCGTCTCGTACTCTGCATTTGTGCTAAGGCAATACGGAAGAGAAATGATATCATCAATGAGGAAAATACCGCGCCTGTCCGCTGAAGAAATTCGTTCGGAAAACCTCTCCTTTTGCTCTTCGTTTATAAACGGCTGCATTAGAATTCTTCTAGGCAAATTAAAGGGCAGTTGATACTCTTGGCATAAATCTAATGCTATATCCAAAAAATCACGTCCTGTGTTTAGACCAAAGATACTCCCTGCATGACTGTCAAGATGAGTGGGATCAATCCCTTGAGAAATCGCATATGTAATTTGAGCTCGCATTTCAAGCCTAACCTCATCCAGATCAGCATTGGACTCTAAAAATGCGATATCTGTAAAGAATTCATTAGCTGAAGTAACAAGGCTGTGGAGCGGATTCTCATGATACACAGGCTTATATCCTTGATGCTCTGAACTTGATAATGTCAAATGAATTCCGGCGTGCTCGATAGTCTGAATATCACCCTTGCTTAAAGCTTCTTTGGCTGATCGGCAGGGAATCATTATTGAAGTTGAGGTAATGGCAGCCTGTTGAAATAATGTATGAATAGCCTCATTGGTTCCCCATGTTATTCCATAATCATCCGCATTAATAATTAATAATCGATCTGATTCTTTATATCCTAATTTAGAATTCATTTACTCTCCCCCTAATTCAAGTTGAAACATGAATAAGGGCGTAAGCACATTTGTGCCTACGCCCTCAATTTATAGTTGCCTTATTTTAAGAGCCTAAATCAGGTTGATCCAAGAAGCTAACGGTGCTATCCGTCGTTCCATGCAATTCAAAGATAATAATCTCATTATCGCCTTGCTTCAATAATGGACCTGGCACATACAATCTCTTCTGCGGTCCAATATCCCAATAACGACCCAGATTGAAACCATTGATGAACACGACCCCTTTGATCCACCCTTCCAGACTGAGGAAAGTATCACATGGCTCATCCACAATTAAAGTTCCTCGGAAGAAGCTCGGTCCTGTTTGTTCCGTGATGCTCCCGAATTGCAGGCCCGATAAGTCCGTTAGCGGTAAAGTGTACGTCGTCCAATCCGACAAGAACTGGCGTCCAAAACGTACCCCTTCTGTAATCCCTTTCCGGTCTTTCATATAAGGTCCGTAATTAACTCGGCCTAAATTCTCAACAAGGATAGAGACCTCTACTCCTTCCGCAGGCACTTCAAATTCTATCTTCACATCGGTATGAACGCGGTCCAGAACACCAGCCGGCTGTCCGTTAAGGAAAATTTGTGCACGGTCATGCACGTCTTGCAAGAAAAACTGATCTTTAGGACGAGGTCCGCTAATAAACGTACGATAATGGATAAATCCGTAATCCTGCCCCAGCTTTTCCATTGTCTCAGGGTATGCTGTATAAATAGGTGCAGAGATGTTGTCCAAATTAGCCGCTAATGAAGCTTGCTCGGTCATTTCCACTTGTCCATACGCTTTCTTAGCGATAGGAGCTGGCAATTCACATGCAGGTACATCCACATATTTGGAGATAATATCGCGCACCGCATAATATTTAGCAGTCGGTTCACCGGATTCATTTAGCAAGGCATCATAATCATAGCTAGTCACTGTAGGTTCATAGCTATCCGCCGTATGGCCGTTCGCTCCGTTGTAGAAACCAAAGTTTGTTCCGCCATGGAACATATAGAAATTAACGGACCCGTTCAGACTAAGCATTTCATCAAGCACACTTGCGACATCCTCAGCGGGACGGGTATGATGCTCCTCCCCCCAATGATCAAACCAACCATTCCAATATTCCATACACATAAATGGCGCATCCGGTTGATATTGTTTAAGCTTCTCGAACGCTTCTGCTGGCCGAGACCCAAAATTCACCGTTGCCAGAACACCATCGATCATACCGCCTTGCAGCATCGCATCTTCTGGTCCATCGGAAGTGAATAGCAGAACGTCTATTCCACGAGCAATCATGCTTTCTTTTTGATGAATTAAGTAGCGTTTGTCATTGCTGTAGCTTCCATATTCATTCTCGACCTGCATCGCGATGATCGGCCCGCCATTGGTGCATAGGAGTGGTTTTAATTTCGGAAGCAGCACATCATAATAAGCATCTACATGATCTAGAAACGGCTTATGGTAGCAGCGCAGACGCATATCAGGGTCCGCCAGCAGCCAAGATGGCAATCCGCCAAATTCCCATTCCGCACAAATATAAGGCGCCGGGCGAACAATAACATGCAGCCCGATTTCTCCAGCCAGCTCAATAAAACGAACGATATCCGCCATGCCTTCAAAATAAAATTGGCCTTTCTTCGGCTCATGAAGATTCCATGGGACATACGTTTCCACGGTATTGAGCCCGCAGGCTTTTAATTTTGCAAGTCGATCTTGCCAATGCTCAGGTACAGTTCGGAAATAATGAAAAGCTCCTGAGAGGAGACGTATCGGCTGATCATTATAATAAAATGAAGATCCTGAATAATTAAATGTAGTCATTTATTTCCCGCCTTATAAAATAGTTAAATCATTAATTAAGCATAATGACTCGCTATAGCCAGATTGATTCTCTCTCTTGCCGCTAACAGCCATTCCCCACTGCCCTTTGGATAAACAGAGAACGTCAATGGTTCTTGCAAACCCTCTTCCAACAGCTTTATCGTCTGTTCTTTGCCAATTTTCTGCTCTAGCAGCTCGAGTGCGCGCAAGTCTTGCATCGCTTCATAGAGAACTTCCAAGCGAATAGACTCAATTGGCCCCTCTTCGCCAGGATAAACCAAGAAGGAATCTCCCGAAGGAAACGCAAGCTTTGCATCCGTTGACCGATAGGGATCCAGCTTCTGATCGATGGAGTACTGCGAATACCAGAAATTAAAACCCCAATGCAGAAAGCCCTTCAATCCAAACTTATACAACTGAAGCCCAATAATCCGGTTTCTAGAGGAAGGCATGTTAAAAAAACGATTGGACACTTCTTGATGCTGCGCACAGCAATAATAGGTCCATAAATCCGGAACGCCATGCTCCAGAAACGGTTCGATATGATTGTTTCCCGGAATCGGTCTTTGCACTAGACCCCGCTCATACATATCCAAATCAGACAGCGCGTCCATAATAGGATAATCAGACAAATGCTTACGCACGATCTGGCTGGCAGCCTGATAGGATTCCAATTGACTGAGGTCCGGCTCATCCGAAATATGGAACCAGCTTTGCTGATCCAGTCCATTTTCTTTCAAGTAGCGATCAAGACTTGGCAGGAATTGATCCAAGAAGCTTCGATAAGCTTCAGAGGATGCATCCGTCTCCCAGCCGAATAGCTTTTTCTCTTCTCCATGTACCGTTCCCATAATCTTTGGAGCGCATTTTGCTCCCCATTGCGTAAACAAGTGTGAAAACTCAAAGTACTTCACGTCCAGCTTCTTGCACATCGTTACCCACCGCGTAAGCTGATCAAAGCCAAATGTATAAGTATCTCCCTCCACATCAACTTTCACCAGTTGGACAGTTGGACGTTCTCCTCCAACAAGGGTATCGAGCGGCGGCGTAAAGAGTGGCGTCAATACCATGTTCATGCCGTGCTTGACCATCGCGTCCACATAACGTTCCAGAAGCGTCCAATGCGCTTCACTAAAGACTTCGACACCATACTGCGTTGCAATACAATCCACATGAAACCATTCCGTGTGAATTAACTGCTGCGCGGGCAATGCCGCAGGGATGACTGTCAATTGAAATATATCGGATACCGCTAAGGACTCCCCTTCCTCTGATTGAAAGGAGAATTGAATGGAATGAACACCCGCAGCGACAGAATCATCAAGCTCCACGCTCACCCAAATGGAACGCCACTGCTCGGGTACTGCATTAATGGATTGTTGATTCAGCTCATATAATGGATCTGGATATAGTCCCGGTGTCGTGCGCAGGACGTTATCATCTGGATTTTGGAAACAAGGCATCTCCGAAGGAGCCAGCCCAACAGATCTAATCAAAATACGTTCTGCAAGGTCGGAGTCGATGTTTACTTTTATATTTTTTAAGAGAGTATCTGAGGTGTAGGCGACTTGGAAGGAGTAGGTTTCGCCGAAAAGCGCAGAAGCGCTTTGAAAGGCTTGTTCGGTTGGCGTCTCATCTGCGAATACTTTTGTCAACGAGCTTAGTAACTTCGTCTCAAATTGAACTGGATTATTCATACATCTTGCACCTCTTTAAATTAGAATGCTTTCTGCAAAATCTTTGAGATTGATGCTGTTTCCATCCACTCTAGATTGCTCCGCCGCGAAGGCCATTAAATGGCTTTGAACGGATTGACTTGCCGAGGTAAGCCCCTCACTCTTGCCATCTTCTCTTACCAGCTTTAAGAAATCCTTGAGTAAACCCATATCACCGCCGCCGTGGCCAACATGACCTCCCATGTCTTCAAATGAGATTCGCTCAATCTTGCCGCTGCCAAAATGGATCACT from Paenibacillus sp. FSL K6-3182 carries:
- a CDS encoding DUF4091 domain-containing protein, which encodes MNNPVQFETKLLSSLTKVFADETPTEQAFQSASALFGETYSFQVAYTSDTLLKNIKVNIDSDLAERILIRSVGLAPSEMPCFQNPDDNVLRTTPGLYPDPLYELNQQSINAVPEQWRSIWVSVELDDSVAAGVHSIQFSFQSEEGESLAVSDIFQLTVIPAALPAQQLIHTEWFHVDCIATQYGVEVFSEAHWTLLERYVDAMVKHGMNMVLTPLFTPPLDTLVGGERPTVQLVKVDVEGDTYTFGFDQLTRWVTMCKKLDVKYFEFSHLFTQWGAKCAPKIMGTVHGEEKKLFGWETDASSEAYRSFLDQFLPSLDRYLKENGLDQQSWFHISDEPDLSQLESYQAASQIVRKHLSDYPIMDALSDLDMYERGLVQRPIPGNNHIEPFLEHGVPDLWTYYCCAQHQEVSNRFFNMPSSRNRIIGLQLYKFGLKGFLHWGFNFWYSQYSIDQKLDPYRSTDAKLAFPSGDSFLVYPGEEGPIESIRLEVLYEAMQDLRALELLEQKIGKEQTIKLLEEGLQEPLTFSVYPKGSGEWLLAARERINLAIASHYA
- a CDS encoding beta-galactosidase family protein, encoding MTTFNYSGSSFYYNDQPIRLLSGAFHYFRTVPEHWQDRLAKLKACGLNTVETYVPWNLHEPKKGQFYFEGMADIVRFIELAGEIGLHVIVRPAPYICAEWEFGGLPSWLLADPDMRLRCYHKPFLDHVDAYYDVLLPKLKPLLCTNGGPIIAMQVENEYGSYSNDKRYLIHQKESMIARGIDVLLFTSDGPEDAMLQGGMIDGVLATVNFGSRPAEAFEKLKQYQPDAPFMCMEYWNGWFDHWGEEHHTRPAEDVASVLDEMLSLNGSVNFYMFHGGTNFGFYNGANGHTADSYEPTVTSYDYDALLNESGEPTAKYYAVRDIISKYVDVPACELPAPIAKKAYGQVEMTEQASLAANLDNISAPIYTAYPETMEKLGQDYGFIHYRTFISGPRPKDQFFLQDVHDRAQIFLNGQPAGVLDRVHTDVKIEFEVPAEGVEVSILVENLGRVNYGPYMKDRKGITEGVRFGRQFLSDWTTYTLPLTDLSGLQFGSITEQTGPSFFRGTLIVDEPCDTFLSLEGWIKGVVFINGFNLGRYWDIGPQKRLYVPGPLLKQGDNEIIIFELHGTTDSTVSFLDQPDLGS
- a CDS encoding polysaccharide deacetylase family protein — its product is MNSKLGYKESDRLLIINADDYGITWGTNEAIHTLFQQAAITSTSIMIPCRSAKEALSKGDIQTIEHAGIHLTLSSSEHQGYKPVYHENPLHSLVTSANEFFTDIAFLESNADLDEVRLEMRAQITYAISQGIDPTHLDSHAGSIFGLNTGRDFLDIALDLCQEYQLPFNLPRRILMQPFINEEQKERFSERISSADRRGIFLIDDIISLPYCLSTNAEYETVKAQFVSMIKNLKPGITQLTVHPSIITEELKQLTNCCMEREIEFRLLCDLNIKQLFLKENIKLISWKDIRDLQRSING